The sequence GAGCACAGCTTGTTGCTCGTTTGCTCGGGTTTCAGATGTAGATTTTGCTTCCAAAAGTGCAACATCCGCAACGTCCGTAATTTTAATTTTATCGCCTGTTATCGGATTTACTCCGACCATGACATTTCGAATATCCGTTATGGTCGTCAAGGAACTGATAATGCGTGTTGTCAGAAGCTTACCGTCCTCCGTTTCAATCGGTTCACCAGGCATGGATACATTATTCGCTTGTACCGCCTGGACAATATCTTCCTGGACAAGTCCGGATTCTTCAAGTTTTTTCTGATCGAGAATAACTTGAACTTCCTCGACTAACTTGCCTGAAACAGTTACACTTGCGACTCCTTTAGTTCTACGCAATTCTGTTTCAAGTTGCTCGGCTAAATTTCGAATGTCTACATCCTCTGAGGACGTATGCAAGGCCAACTGGATGACAGGAAATTGTGATGGGTCGAATTTCATAAATCTTGGTGCATTCGATCCTTCCGGCACCGGAACCTGATCAATTCTCTGCATGACATCTAATTGCACATCGTCTATGTCCGTAGACCAGTCAAACATAAGCAAGATGAAGTTTGCACCTTCTTGCGATGATGACTGCATCGATTTCAATCCAGGTGCAGTGGATAAGCTGTTCTCCAACGGCTTAGTCAGTTTTTCGCTCACTTCTGTAGAAGAGGCTCCCGGATAATTCGTTACGACAACCGCCACTGGCGGATTTAATTCAGGTATTAACGTGACCGGGATTTTAAAGAACGATACGGCACCTAATATGATGACTAAAAACATTGTCACTATTGTAAAAACGGGTCTTTTAATAGAGAATTCACTAATTTTCATAGACACATTCCTTTCATCAACAAAAACACTATATTCATCATATTGAAAGAACGTTTCAACATCAAACACAAACTCTCAGCTTTTCATATAACAGCCAGAAGTTCTTAATACTTGGTCACATCTTTAAGTCATTCGATGATTCAAAGTATAAAAAATCGCCGGATGAACTTTAACTTGGGAGTCCATCCGACGTGTGATGCTTATTACAAAAGATTATATAGTTTGATGTCCGGATACTTATCTCCGAACCAACGAAGCGCAAAGTCGTTTTCGAAGAGGAAAACGAGGTTGTCGTAGCGGTCTTTTACAAGCATGGACCGCTGACCCGTCATCGATTCTTTGACGTCTTCTTCATTTTCAATCCACCGGGCAACTTTCGATCCGATATGTTCCATGATCACTTCGACATTGTATTCGTTTTTCATACGGTGTTCGAAGACTTCGAACTGGAGTTGACCGACAGCCCCAAGCAATACTTCTTCCGTATGTAATGTTTTATAATATTGGATTGCACCTTCTTGAACCAATTGTAATATCCCTTTATGAAAATGCTTCGACTTCATGACGTTTTTGGCAGTCACACGAACAAACAGTTCAGGTGTAAATTGTGGTAATGCTTCAAATTGAAAATTCGATTTTCCACCAACGACAGTATCACCAATCTGGTAGTTGCCCGTATCATACAATCCGATAATATCACCAGCTACCGCTTCATTGACCGTTTCACGATCATCCGCAAGAAACTGTGTCGTCTGCGAGAGTTTAACCGTTTTTGATATACGAGGAACTGTTACCGTCATCCCTCTTTCAAATACGCCTGAGACGATGCGCACGAATGCAATCCGGTCTCTATGCGCAGGATTCATATTCGCTTGAATTTTAAATATGAAACCTGAAAACTCTTCGGACTGCGGATTGATTAAGTCTGCATTTTTTGTCAATCTTGGTTGTGGCGGGGGGGCAAATTGCAGAAACGTCTCTAGAAACGTCTGCACACCGAAATTCGTTAACGCACTACCGAAAAACACAGGCGTCAGTTCTCCTTTTGCCACACGTTCTACATCAAATTCATTTCCAGCTTCATTTAAAAGCAATACGTCTTCAACAGCTTGTTTATAATAAGAGGTTTGAGTCATCGGATGCTCGACTGCAAGTTCCCCTTCTTCGTTTATCGGAAGGAAATGGCTCTCCCCTTCGACACGCGCCTGCTCAACTCGTTTGTTAAAACGGTCATAGACACCGATAAATTCTTTTCCCATTCCAATTGGATAGTTCATCGCGTACGACTGTATGCCAAGGACTTCCTCAAGCTCTTCCATCAATTCCAAAGGCTCTTTTCCTTGTCTATCCATTTTGTTCATAAATGTAAAAATCGGTATGCCCCGCATGCGACATACTTTAAATAACTTGATTGTCTGGGGCTCAATCCCCTTGGCGGAATCGACCATCATAACGGCAGCATCGACTGCCATCAACGTCCTGTATGTGTCTTCACTGAAGTCTTCATGCCCAGGCGTATCAAGGATATTCACCCTTTTATCATCATAATCAAACTGAAGGACTGATGAAGTGACAGAAATCCCACGTTGTTTTTCAATTTCCATCCAATCCGATGTTGCGTATTTACCAGACTTCTTCCCTTTTACTGTTCCCGCATCACGGATAGCTCCGCCAAAATACAACAGTTTTTCAGTCATTGTTGTTTTACCGGCATCCGGATGAGAGATAATCGCGAACGTACGTCGCGAAGCGATTTCTTCATGTATAGGTTTTTGCATTTATATGATCTCCTTCTTTTCCACTTTTATAAGCATAGACAGAATACAAGTGATTATCAACATTTTTTTATCAGTCTGGTGAAATCGATTGCGAATAACAAAAGAGCTGCCACAAACGACAGCTCTTTTGTCTCAATTCTTTATGAACCTAGACCTAAATTTCTTTTCCGCTTCTTCTAAAGCGATTTGGGCATCTGAATGTGGAAACTTCTCATTGCCGATAATTTGGAAGTCTTCATGACCCTTGCCCGCAAAGATAATAATATCGCCCTGATCTGCAATGTTTATAGCATGCCTGACAGCAAGTTCGCGATCTCCTATACACGCATATTGTTGATGTTGCATCCCTGCTTCAAGTTCAGAGAGAATCGATTCAAACGGTTCGTCCCTCGGATCATCCGTCGTTAATATGACGTAATCGGCAATTGATGCTTTTTCCGCCATGATCGGTCGCTTGACGCGATCTCGATTTCCGCCTGTACCGATGACAAAAATTAGTTTACTGTCCGCATCTTTATAAGGGAGCACGGCTTGAATCGCTTTTTCGATTGCGTCGGGTGAATGAGCGTAGTCAACATACAGTGTCAAAGGTAAGTTCGTTTCAACTTTCTCCATGCGCCCTTTTGCCGCTGGTATTATAGCAAGTCCACCTATGATTTTTTCAATAGAAATTCCTTTTGCGTAAAGAGCTGCAATCGAAGCAAGTGCATTATACACATTGAACTCGCCAATCAGAGACATCGAAACATCAAATTCCCCTTCAGGTGATAAAAGATGGAATGAAGTCCCGTCAACACCTAGCTTAATATCGGTAGCTTTAAAATCAGCCTGTGACTTGATAGCGAAAGTGATAACCGGGTAGGATGTCATTTCTTTCATCCGGTGTCCCCAAGGATCATCAGCATTGACAACACCGAATTTCGCCCGTTCAAGATCTTGTCCAAGTTGGGCGAATAACAAACCTTTTGCATGACCGTAATTATCCATACTCCCATGAAAATCCAAATGATCATGCGATAGATTCGTAAATACTGCAATATCGAACTCCGTACCTGATAGTCGACCTTCAAGAAGTCCATGAGAGGAGACTTCCATTGTCATCGTTGTACAACCTTCATCGGCCGCTTGCCGGATTAATTGTTGTGTCGTCAATACATCATTCGTTGTATTTTCTGTTTCGTAAAGTATGCCATCCAAGTCAAAACCGATTGTACCTGTAACAGCGGATTTTTCGCCAATATGTCTGATAATTGAATGCAGCATATTGCTGACGCTAGTTTTTCCATTCGTCCCTGTGACACCGATCATCGTCATTTCTTTGGATGGATACCGGTAATAACGGGGAGCAAGTAAAGCGATTGCCCTGTTCGTATCATCAACATGCACAATAGCCACTTTCTCGGTATCCACATCTATTGGACTGGAGGCAACAATAACTCTCGCCCCCATTTCCACCGCTTTTTGCGCATAAGCATGTCCATCGACTGTAAATCCCTTTATACAGACGAAGACACCACCTGCATTAATCGTTCTTGAATTGACAGCCAGATCCGTAACTGTTTCAGGGAGAATTCCTTCGACGCGTTTAATCGGCAAACCGGAAAATAAATAATCAGTTTTCATTAGCTGAACCACCTCAATCCATCATGTCAGACGTGACATATGCGTATAGCAATTGCGCTGTTGCTTGTAAGGAATCAGTATGCGTCCTCTCCAACGCGTGTGAAGACTCTATTCCAGGACCGAACAGTGCATGCCTTACGTCAAAGCCTGCCCGAATTGCTGCAGAAGCATCCGATCCGTAATATGGATAAATATCCAATTTAAACGGAATCGAAGACGTCTCGCAAAGGTTTGTCAAATGTCTAGTCAATCCATAATGGTAGGGACCACTAGAATCTTTCGCACAAATGGAAACGGTATACTCATCGGACGTCTGCCCATCACCGATCGCTCCCATGTCGACTGCGATATACTCAACAGTTTGCTCAGGAATATTGGAATTTCCGCCATAACCGATTTCTTCATTATTTGAAATATAGAAATGCGTCGTATTCGGCAGCTCAATGTTATTTTCCGTCACATTGCGCAATAAATCGATAAGTAAAGCAGTACTAGCCTTATCATCCAAATGTCTTGATTTTACAAAACCGTTATCCGTTGTTTCAAATCGTGCGTCAAATGAAACAAAATCGCCTACTTCAATACCAAGGGCTCTTGTTTCCTTCGCATTTTTAACTTTTTCATCAATACGCACTTCAATATTATCCGCGTTTCTTTCTGCGGTTCCCGCATTTCGGTATACATGCACAGTCGTCTGATGCATGAGTATGGTACCTCTAATATCTTTTCCTGAAGCAGTATGTATTTGGCAATATTCACCTTCAACTGCATTCCAGTTGAAACCGCCAATCATGGCTAGCTTTAGCCTTCCGTCACTCTTAACTTCTTTCACCATTGCACCAAGTGTATCCACATGCGCTGTAAGAAGTCGATGACGTGAATCATCTTTCCCTTTAACCGTTGCGATGAGGGCGCCTTTATTCGTTTTCTTAAAAGTCGTTCCTATATCATTTAACTCGGCCTGGATAACGTCCATCACTCGCTCGGTGTAACCTGAAGGACTTGGTGTCTCAACAAGCCTTTTCAATAAACTGACTACCCCTTGTTCATCAAACTGTTTCACTTCTACCATATCCTCTCTCAAGTCAGAAATTTTCGTATTCAGATTTAGCCATATGTTGTATAATATCTATATTACTACTTATGCAAGAGGTGATTCAATGAAAACAATAAAATCCTTACTTACACGAACTAGATTTCTAGCCATCACTTCTGCTATTTTAGTTTTAATCCTTTTAATCATAACGATTTGGCATGGTTATTCACTTTATTTAATCTCTATACAAGCCTTGTTATTCATTTTATGTTTTACGCTAATATTTTTCTCAGTCAGAGTTGACGATATGATACTTTCTTGCTTCTTAAATTTTAAAAAGAACAAGCAGAAAGGTTATTTAGACCTCTTTTTCGAACATTCACAAGATGCAATTGCAGTTTTCACTCCTAGTAACGAAATTATCGCAGTAAACCCTGCATTCACCCAATTATATCTTTATAACGAAGACGAGTGCATTGGTAAATCCATTCATTTTTATGATCCAACTGAAAAGGAGCAAGTGATTGAACGACAAAAACATCTATTAGAAGGTAAGCATTTTAATAATATACGAACAAAAGAAATGCGCAAAGATGGAACGCTCTTTTTTGCGGATACGACGCTTACACCTATCTTTAATGAGAATAAGGAAGTCATCGCTATATCAGTGATAATCCGTAATATCACTGAACGGATTGAAGCCGAACGTATTAAATTCGATTCAATTAAAATGAATGCATTCGGTGAACTTGCCGCTTCGGTTGCACATGAAGTACGTAATCCATTGACTTCTGTTTCGGGTTTCATTCAGTTAATGAATATTGACTCCGAAAATCCTTACCGAGTGTATACCGAAATAATGGAAAATGAAATTGAACGGATCAACCTCATTGTTAATGAGTTTCTTATTTTATCGAAACCTCATTTAAAAACGCATACTGAATTGAATTTGGAGGATATTTTATTCGAAGTTGTCGAGTTATTCAGTGAAGACTTAATAGAACAAAAGATTACTTGTGACGTTTATCTTGCAGAATATGTTTCAACCATATCAGGTAACGCCGTCAGTCTTAAACAGCTATTTATTAATCTAATGAAAAACGCATTGGACGCGGTTGAAAAGAATGGCGCTATTTCATTTACAGTTTCCCTTGTGAACAACCGTGTTTCCGTCACAATAAGAGATTCAGGAACAGGAATCTCTCATGCGATCGCAAATCAGATTTTCACACCTTTTTTCTCGACAAAGAAAGGCGCATCCGGTTTGGGACTCGTCATTACAAAGAAAATCGTGCTCGATCATTTAGGACAAATTGAATTAAATAACCGTGTAATGGACGCAACTGAATTCATCGTCACATTCCCGAGAACTTCGATAAATGAAATTCCGACAATCGCTGCGCCTATGGAAATTGCATAAAGTACATTATGAAAAAATCGTCCTCGCGAAAGAGGACGATTTTTTCATTACTGCCTATTCATAGTTTGACTTTCACTCTACTATTCATTTTAATAGCTTTTTAATCAACGAAAGTTTATTCCCATAAGGCGGGAATGCAATACGCATAGGTATTTTCGTGTTTTTCTTCATGACCGATTTCTTATGGGAGAATAAATCGAAACTCGCTTTTCCATGGTATGCATTCATGCCTGAATTTCCAACCCCACCGAACGGTAAGTGGATATTTGCTACGTGCGAAATCGTATCATTTATGCAGCCGCCTCCAAAGGAAAGGTTTTCAAGGAAATATCTTTGCGCCATATCATTTTCTGTAAATAGATAGGCTGCTAACGGTTTGGGTAGTTTGCGGATCTGATGAATCGCTTCACCAAGATTCTGATAGCCGATGACAGGTAGAATCGGACCGAAAATTTCTTCCTCCATTGATGGGCTGTTCCACGACACACCGTCTAATAGGGTCGGGCTCATATAGAGGTCTTCCCGATTGACTTCACCACCAAAATACACATGGTTTTTTTCCATGTTCAGCATTTTGGCTAATCGATCGAAATGCTTGTCATGAATGAGTCTGCCATAATCCGGGCTTTTCGCAATGTCGTTACCGTAAAATTCTTTAATAACACTAACCATTTCTTTCATAAACTGTTTTTTTACATCTTCATGGACTAATGCATAATCCGGCGCAACGCAGGTCTGTCCGTTATTGACAAATTTCCCCCACACGATACGTTCCGCTGCAATACGTAAATTGGCAGTCTGATCGACGATAGCAGGACTTTTGCCGCCCAATTCCAAAGTGATCGGCGTCAGACGTTCTGAGGCAGCTTTCATGACGACTTTACCGACTTTTGCACTACCTGTAAAAAAGATGTAATCGAATGGCGCATGAATAAGTGCGGACGTTTCTTCGATGCCACCTTCGACAACACGAACGTAATCTGGCGGATAAATCTCCGTTAATATACTTTTAATGACCGATGCTGTATGCGGTGCGGCTTCAGACGGTTTTACAATGGCACAATTCCCTGCCGTTATTGCGCCAACCAAAGGATCCATCACCAGTTGGAATGGATAATTGAAAGGACCGATGATTAATACGGAACCATAAGGCTCACTGACAATAAAACTTTTGGCTGGCTGAAGGTGTAAAGGTGTTTTCACTTCTTCTGGCTCCATCCAGCTTTCCAGATTTTTAATCATATAACTAATGCTCGATTGGACGAAACCGACTTCTGTTACATACGATTCGAAAGCACTTTTTCCTAAATCTTTTAATAGTGCTTCATGTATTTCATTCTCTTTCTCTTTTATAGCGTTTTTCAAACGTTCAAGCATTTCCACTCTGAAAGATAATTCTTTCGTTGTACCGGTAAAGTAGAAATTATGTTGAAAGCCAATCATGGATTCTATATTTTTATCAATCGACACGTAAAAACTCCTCCTCTAGAAATGCAAATTGTCAATATAGCAAAAGAACTGAATTAATATCGTCAAATTCCGACCAATTACGCAGTTTGGGAAATCAGTCGACAACATATACTAAAAGTACAGCTTTAGTTTAAATATTTTCATTCACAAAGCCCAGGTATACATAAAACTCACTAAACATAGTCATTTTCGAAGTTAACTTGCCCTTTTCAATGACTAAGAACTATAGGCCTTACGATTCCTTTTAATGCATTGGCGTTTCACCCTCACATACTCAAGGGTAAAGAATTATCAAATAGCTAAAAAACAAATGAATGAAATGGAGGAAATGGACATGACAACAACAGAAACTTGGTGGGAAACAATTTTTGAAGGAAATCTTTCATTAGGACTCAACAAGGAGCGCATCTCAGACCTTGAAGATGAAACTTTCCTCTACTACGGTGAAATGGATCCTCAGGTAGACTCAGACCAAATACATTTAAAACCACAATAAATCCAACTAGGCTTTTCCGCTAATTGCGGGGAAGCTTTTTTCATTCAATACTTTTCCATAAGTAAAGCGCAGCATAACTCAAGTAAGGTGACCAGTACGGAAAGCGGGAAAGCATCTCATCCGAAGTCGGTTTTCTGTCCATATTCCATAATTTCTTTAACCCATTTTGTAAACCAATGTCTCCCAATGGAAACACATTGGGGCGACCAAGACCAAACATGAGAAAGTTCTGCGCAGTCCATGGTCCAATCCCACGCAGTTTCGTCAATCGGTTAACAACCTCTGCATCTTCCATCCACTCAAACTTTGTTAGATCAAGTGCCCCTTCGACAATTTCCTTCGATATACCGATTACATATTCAGCTTTCCTTCTACTAAATTGAAGATTTTGTAAATCTTCTACCCGCAATGCTGCAATTACTTCTGGTTTCGGGTATCGCCATACACCCTCTTGTCGGGCTCCGAACGTTTCAACGAAACGCAATGTCAGTATATGTGCAAATGCAACATTCAATTGTTGATGGATAATGTTTCGCATAAGTGTACCATATGGGGAGAAATTTCGGATAATTGGTGTTCCAGCATACTGTACAAAAAGTCTTTCCAGATCACTCTCTGCGAAATGTTCAGTTATATGACGCAATGAATCGTGAAAGTGAAAACACTTACTTACCCACTCAATCTGCTTTTCATTCAGGTTTCCCGTAATGACAAAAGCAGGAGCACTTTTCGTGCCTGTTCCTTTTAGCGCGACAATATTCCCTTCATCCATCGGAATACGAATTTCTCGTTTATGCAAATCAACCGCATTTACAGGATCTAATGCCAGTCGTTGTAGCGCCTCGTCGAAATCATAATCAAAAGATAATTCAATCAAAGTACCGATAGAACTCACCTCTTTACAATTCATTCTACCTTTTTTATGTGTAGAAAAAAACTTTTTAAAATAGTGTTGACTTCTATTTCAAATTAGCTATAATAGAACTTGTGCAGCAAACAATTTATCCCGATTCCTTAGCTCAGCTGGGAGAGCGCTACCTTGACAGGGTAGAGGTCGCTGGTTCGAGCCCAGTAGGAATCATTGGGTGCCAAACCCTCGGAAGTATTGTCGGAACAACGATACTTCTCCAAAGCAGATCTATTAGGCCGGATGCCTAGGATCTGTTTTTTTCTATTCAATTATATGAAGTTACACCTCAAAGGCAGTAAAACTTCCGTCATCCTCAAAGTCGACAATTTTGATAACCCTATCCGAGAAAGCCTCTACAGTTTTAGATTCATCGGTAAGGATTAAAGATAGAACCTGGAAACTCGACTCGCTCTTTTTCTTGTTGAATAAAGTCAAAAACTGTTCATCCACTTCATCTTCTCCGTCTGTTATAAAGATAATATCGGCTTTTTTAAAGCGGCTTAATTTGATAATTTCCAACGCTTCTTGCAAAGCGATTGTAAAGTCTGTTCCTCCATTTAAATAGGTGCGTGCAAGCATTAGCATTTCTGACGTTTTAATTTTACCTTTTGCATATGTAAAAACCTTTGTCTGTTTGGAGAATGTAAGTAGACAAAAATCACGGTGCTGTTTTCTTGCGAGAGTCATAAGAGCTAGAGCAAATCCTTTCGATTGGCTGTCAAAGCTACTCATGCTTGATGATTGATCAAGGCAAAGGATAATAGGACCTTTCCCCAACACTTCCTGTCCCAGCTGATTATATTGCATCGTTTGCACTTCTATGAAACGTCGTAAAAAATCTACTTTCGAAATCGGGTGTGTAAGTAACCCTAATTCATACGGTAGCAATAGTTCAAGGTTGCTTCCGATTGCAATCCCTCTTCTTTCGACTGATTCGCTCTGTTGGTTTTTTTGCTTTTTACGGGCAATCTGCTTGAATCGGCCAGCCCATTCCGCGATATCTCTCAGCTGCTTATCTGCGGCAAGTTTCTCGGCTAACGTAATTTGATCACGTAAAGGAACTTTTGTTAAATCCGCGTCACCTTTCCCCGCTCTCAAACCGCCCAGTAAGGACTTTACATTAACGTAGATTTGTTTTGTTTCAAGCATGACTTCTGTCAAATTCTCTATGAAGTTTTCTTCATAATCCATAATGGATTGTTCAAACTCTATTCCGTCACTCAATCCTAAGCCACTAACTTCTTCCACAGATTTTATGAAATCATCTTGCGTTGATTTTACAACGTGTAATAAGGGACACAAATCCAACCGCTGCTCCAATTGTGCAACAAAGTACTTGTTGATCAGCTCTCCAATCTTTATCGTACCAACGATGGCCGCTAAATCATTCAGCCGAGTGATGCAGTGAAATTCACTATAGGATTCATGTTCAATAATGTTTCGTAAAAGCATACGATGCATTTGTAATGCTGCATGTGTATCGTCTGTCCTGATTTCCGGTTTCATTTTATATAGGCAAGCCCATACGTCACAAAGAAGTGCTTCCATTAATGGCAGCACCGCTTCATGTTCAATCTGCTGAAGCTTTTCCGACATATCAAACAGTTCACCAAATCGCCTTCTGTCAAATAAATCCGTATTTAAAACCGAATGATTCTTCATTCGTCGGTCTCCTTAATCTTATGAATTGTAGTAGAAGCTCGATGCTTCCTTCCTCATTTTCCGCAATTTTGCTGGCCCGTCAGAATACAATGGTTCCATTAGATACGTCAGCACTTCTTCTTGCATCGCTTTCACTTTTACAAGCATTCGGTCGATTTCTGAAGCTCTATCTGGATTATTCTCACTGAACTTAGTCAAATCGGTGATTAACGATTTCATCTTCTGAGCGCCTTCCATCCCTGCTTCTTCGGACTGATCGCCAAGAACGATATTAAACACTTCAATTGCCTCCGATTGTATCGAATCGAGTTTGCGGATAACATAATCCATTGCATGTCTGCGAACAATGACCGACGTCGTACCTCTCTCATCTGTTAGTTCCCACAAAACATTTTCGAGAATGACGAGATCATCCACCTTCACAGCACCTCGCTTGTTAATCAATGCTCGCGCCTGTAAAATGCGTATCGACTGTTTAAATCGACGATCTGAAGGCCTTATCCCTTCATCACGGAGGTCTTTTCGAATTCTGGCTAGCGCTGTGTAAACTTCGTCAGAAACGATTACGTTGTCAGCCAACGCCTGAAGTTCAGTCAATTCATCAATTTTCAAGGAAAGTTGAGAGGAAATAGTACCCTCATTTTTTAACATCGAAAGAAAGTTGTTTTCATTCTCGATATAGTCCACTTCATACCTGAAAAGAAATCGGTCGAAGAGTGCTTCAAGCCCTTCTCCTTCTTCCGGGTATTCATTTGATGCTCCTATCACAGATATAAGAGGAACCTTTGTAGGTGTGCCGCCATTATAAAATAACCTTTCATTAATAATTGTTAGCAGACTATTTAAAATCGCGCTGTTCGCTTTGAAGATTTCATCGAGAAAGACAAGATGTGCTTCTGGCATTTTCGTTTCCGTATTTCGTTTGTAAATACCATGTTCTAAGTCTTTTAACGATAATGGACCAAATACTTCTTCTGGGGTGCTAAACCTTGTAAGCAACCACTGAAAGTACTTTCCACCATCAATTATTTTCGCAAACTCAATCGCCAATGCGGATTTAGCTGTTCCCGCCGGACCGATAAGCAGTATATGTTGACGAGCAAGCAGCGCAATTAAAAGCGCCTCTACTTCTTTTTCACGTTCATAAAATTTCGCATTCACCGCATTTTTAATATCCATTAATTTTGAAAGACTTTCCTCCATCACTTTATCCTCCTTCATCTTACGTACACAAAGCTTTTCCAATTTTGACGTGTGCTATTCTAAAAGAAAAAAGCCTGTATATCAATGAACGAATCGTTCATCGACACACAGGCTATCCTTTAGATATCTCATGAGTCAA is a genomic window of Sporosarcina oncorhynchi containing:
- a CDS encoding AAA family ATPase, with protein sequence MEESLSKLMDIKNAVNAKFYEREKEVEALLIALLARQHILLIGPAGTAKSALAIEFAKIIDGGKYFQWLLTRFSTPEEVFGPLSLKDLEHGIYKRNTETKMPEAHLVFLDEIFKANSAILNSLLTIINERLFYNGGTPTKVPLISVIGASNEYPEEGEGLEALFDRFLFRYEVDYIENENNFLSMLKNEGTISSQLSLKIDELTELQALADNVIVSDEVYTALARIRKDLRDEGIRPSDRRFKQSIRILQARALINKRGAVKVDDLVILENVLWELTDERGTTSVIVRRHAMDYVIRKLDSIQSEAIEVFNIVLGDQSEEAGMEGAQKMKSLITDLTKFSENNPDRASEIDRMLVKVKAMQEEVLTYLMEPLYSDGPAKLRKMRKEASSFYYNS